From one Herpetosiphon gulosus genomic stretch:
- a CDS encoding CBS domain-containing protein has product MTAQLTVGDTMNAQVISCRTETSLREAITLLQGNRIQALVVVDGPGSLAGVFSQTDALGAWSRGLDYERSMDSPVGEFMTRDVITCMPHVDLSRAANLLTSNRIHRLVVVEERNDGRVWPIGVLSQTDIVRKLGEEGH; this is encoded by the coding sequence ATGACTGCTCAGTTAACCGTTGGCGATACCATGAACGCACAAGTAATCTCCTGTCGTACCGAAACCAGCCTCCGCGAGGCGATCACGCTCCTACAAGGCAACCGCATTCAAGCCTTGGTAGTGGTTGATGGCCCTGGTTCTTTAGCAGGTGTTTTTTCACAAACCGATGCCCTTGGTGCTTGGAGTCGTGGCCTCGATTATGAGCGCTCGATGGATAGCCCGGTTGGCGAGTTTATGACCCGCGATGTTATTACCTGTATGCCCCATGTTGATTTGAGCCGCGCCGCTAATCTGCTGACCAGCAACCGAATTCATCGCTTGGTCGTGGTCGAGGAGCGCAACGATGGCCGCGTTTGGCCAATCGGCGTGCTCTCGCAAACCGATATTGTGCGCAAATTGGGCGAAGAAGGCCACTAA
- a CDS encoding LysR substrate-binding domain-containing protein, translating to MEIHQLLYFVAVAETGGFSRAAQRCAVSQPSLSQQIIKLEHELGQALFERLGRTIRLTTAGQALLPQAQQLLTQWRSIKQHVSDSVEQHACRVAIGIIPTLAPRFFPNVSQAFQQQFPRTTLNIVEHTTSQLLIQLIEYSLDLLIASGPIEHPLIQIESLCDEALLVALPHDHQYAQRSVLQLNDLYHMPLLALHDDHCLSQQVDAFCYEQHLEPQVVGRVTNLTTIQGCVAAGLGMAFVPQSLAQAEPHPNVVYRRLIDAQPQRKIVAAWHHQRPPSSSVLDLLRTKLLEG from the coding sequence TTCAGCCGCGCCGCCCAACGTTGCGCTGTTAGCCAGCCTTCGCTCAGCCAGCAAATTATTAAATTGGAGCATGAACTTGGTCAAGCGTTGTTTGAACGTTTGGGCCGCACAATTCGCTTGACCACCGCTGGTCAGGCACTTTTGCCGCAAGCGCAGCAATTGCTCACTCAATGGCGTTCGATCAAGCAGCATGTCAGTGATAGTGTTGAGCAGCACGCTTGTCGTGTGGCAATTGGAATTATTCCGACCTTGGCTCCGCGCTTTTTTCCGAACGTCAGCCAAGCCTTTCAACAACAGTTTCCCCGAACAACATTAAACATAGTTGAACATACGACGAGCCAATTATTAATTCAGCTAATCGAATATAGCCTTGATTTGCTGATTGCCAGCGGGCCGATTGAGCATCCGTTGATTCAGATTGAGTCTTTATGTGATGAAGCGTTGCTGGTAGCATTGCCGCACGATCATCAATATGCTCAGCGTTCGGTTTTACAATTAAATGATTTATATCACATGCCGCTGCTGGCGTTACACGATGACCATTGTTTGAGCCAGCAAGTTGATGCCTTTTGCTACGAGCAGCATTTGGAGCCGCAAGTAGTTGGGCGGGTCACCAATTTAACCACGATTCAAGGTTGTGTGGCCGCAGGTTTGGGAATGGCGTTTGTGCCACAATCGCTCGCCCAAGCCGAGCCACATCCCAATGTGGTCTATCGGCGTTTGATCGATGCCCAACCACAGCGCAAGATCGTCGCTGCTTGGCATCATCAACGCCCGCCGAGCAGCAGTGTGCTCGATTTGTTGCGAACAAAGCTTTTGGAAGGATGA
- a CDS encoding SIMPL domain-containing protein (The SIMPL domain is named for its presence in mouse protein SIMPL (signalling molecule that associates with mouse pelle-like kinase). Bacterial member BP26, from Brucella, was shown to assemble into a channel-like structure, while YggE from E. coli has been associated with resistance to oxidative stress.), with translation MEPNLLNVSSSYRQLIDANRAEITVRIKGSSVISNNTALEKAKEVRQLVEALTSYGLDKTAIQLQSVVAEVNNGVLLRSSSATYTLLIRCADLEQLPDVLGIITSQKQTNLEHITWGFPDDPAVLNGWLQAALELAKAKAMAMAQTLDVRIIGVHRVDDQYGSEHHPYVQDAEFRKSASLARGGGSGFSKDDLGLAMIHRKQIEVKVQVAFIISPDENFTI, from the coding sequence ATGGAACCAAACCTCTTAAATGTGAGCAGCAGCTACCGCCAACTAATCGATGCTAATCGGGCTGAAATAACCGTGCGGATCAAAGGCTCATCGGTGATTAGCAATAATACCGCCTTGGAAAAAGCCAAAGAAGTGCGCCAATTGGTCGAAGCCTTGACGAGCTATGGCTTGGACAAGACGGCCATCCAACTACAAAGTGTGGTAGCTGAGGTCAATAATGGCGTGTTGCTGCGCAGTTCGAGCGCCACCTATACCCTCTTAATTCGCTGCGCCGATTTAGAGCAACTGCCCGATGTGCTGGGTATTATCACCAGTCAAAAACAAACCAACCTCGAACATATCACGTGGGGCTTTCCCGATGATCCAGCAGTCTTGAATGGTTGGCTACAAGCTGCGCTAGAATTAGCCAAAGCCAAAGCCATGGCCATGGCCCAAACCCTGGACGTGCGGATTATCGGCGTGCATCGGGTTGATGATCAATATGGCAGTGAACACCACCCGTATGTTCAGGATGCCGAGTTCCGCAAATCGGCTAGTTTGGCGCGTGGTGGTGGTAGTGGATTTAGCAAAGACGATCTAGGCCTAGCCATGATCCATCGCAAACAGATCGAAGTCAAAGTCCAAGTGGCCTTTATTATCAGCCCAGATGAGAATTTTACGATCTAG
- a CDS encoding Uma2 family endonuclease — protein sequence MSAESISSMTIEEYLAGERTSPAKHEFLNGQVYALAGASRNHNLIVVNLIAELHSQLKQRSCSVFPSDLRIKISATGLYTYPDVSVVCGETWFDDSHQDTLLNPTLIIEVLSPSTEHYDRGGKFQHYRQIPSLREYLLVAQDPYHIEHYSRQAANQWLLSEIDDPQAVLELRSIQCRLTVQEVYAKI from the coding sequence ATGAGTGCCGAATCAATTAGCTCAATGACAATTGAGGAATATTTAGCTGGTGAGCGAACCAGCCCTGCCAAGCATGAATTTCTGAATGGGCAGGTTTATGCCTTGGCTGGCGCGAGCCGCAACCATAATCTGATTGTGGTCAATTTGATTGCTGAATTGCATAGCCAGTTAAAGCAACGTTCTTGCAGCGTTTTCCCCAGCGATCTACGGATTAAAATCTCGGCAACAGGCTTGTATACCTATCCTGATGTCTCGGTTGTATGTGGCGAAACATGGTTTGATGATAGCCATCAAGACACCTTGCTCAACCCCACGCTAATTATTGAAGTGCTGTCGCCCTCGACCGAGCACTATGATCGTGGGGGCAAATTTCAGCATTATCGCCAAATTCCATCGCTACGTGAATATCTGTTAGTTGCCCAAGATCCCTATCATATTGAGCACTACAGTCGTCAAGCAGCCAATCAGTGGCTCTTGAGCGAAATTGACGATCCGCAAGCGGTGCTGGAGTTACGCTCGATTCAGTGTAGACTAACGGTTCAAGAGGTCTATGCCAAAATATAG